In Pseudomonadaceae bacterium SI-3, the sequence TGGCTGGTGTTGCAGCCGGTCATGGTTGGCATGCTGCTGGTGGTTGGCACGCTGTACCTGTGTGGCATCGACTATGCGAGCTATCGCGCCGACGCCTCGATGATCGCGGTGCTGGTCGGCCCGGCGACCGTGGCGCTGGCGGTGCCGCTGTACCGCCATATCCGCCGCATCCAGCAGCTGTTCTGGCCGATCCTCATCACGCTGGTGTCCGGTGGTGTACTCGGCGTTGCGCTGACCATGGCGGTCGCCGGCGCGCTGGGCGCGGATCTGTCGGTGCTGATGAGCCTCTCGCCCAAGGCAGCGACCATGCCGATCGCGATGTTGGTGGCTGAACAGCTGGGTGGCCTGGCGTCTTTGGCAGCGGTATTCGTCATGCTCACCGGGGTCATCGGGACCGCGCTTGG encodes:
- a CDS encoding LrgB family protein, with translation MSGVDWRSVWALTLDHPLFSVALTLIAFQLALALYRRSGWLVLQPVMVGMLLVVGTLYLCGIDYASYRADASMIAVLVGPATVALAVPLYRHIRRIQQLFWPILITLVSGGVLGVALTMAVAGALGADLSVLMSLSPKAATMPIAMLVAEQLGGLASLAAVFVMLTGVIGTALGPLLLGWAGVDHPAARGLSYGINAHAIGTARALEEGDECGAFAALGMSLLGILIALFLPLVLG